One window of Bacillus alkalicellulosilyticus genomic DNA carries:
- the mutY gene encoding A/G-specific adenine glycosylase: protein MTTEILKQFDNETFRNNLIEWYEGEQRDLPWRINQDPYRIWVSEIMLQQTRVETVIPYYLNFMKQFPTLEDLAYAEEEKILKAWEGLGYYSRVRNLQTAVREVAENYGGIVPDTKEEISKLKGVGPYTTGAILSIAYNKPEPAVDGNVMRVLSRVLLIEEDIAKTKTRKLFEDVTYELISKEKPSEFNQGIMELGALICTPKSPGCLLCPVREHCRAYEKGVQKELPIKAKKKKATKKEMAAAVIQTNDGQVVIHRRGEKGLLAKLWEFPNHETMDVNKQKQELEAFLRDEYEMDVVLTEKVQNVEHTFSHLIWNITVYKAELKSGLPKRDDIALVDRNSVESYPFPVSHQKIIEHNLLRG from the coding sequence CAATTTGACAACGAGACATTTCGAAATAACCTCATTGAATGGTATGAAGGGGAGCAACGAGACCTTCCATGGCGAATCAACCAAGACCCTTACCGAATCTGGGTGTCTGAAATTATGCTCCAGCAAACAAGGGTCGAAACCGTCATTCCATACTACTTAAACTTCATGAAGCAATTTCCGACGCTAGAAGATCTCGCTTATGCAGAAGAGGAAAAAATTTTAAAAGCGTGGGAAGGACTAGGGTATTATTCACGCGTTCGTAATCTACAAACGGCGGTTCGAGAAGTAGCAGAGAATTACGGGGGTATCGTACCGGATACGAAAGAAGAAATATCAAAGCTAAAAGGCGTTGGACCATATACCACTGGAGCGATTTTAAGCATTGCTTATAATAAACCGGAACCAGCCGTCGACGGTAACGTGATGCGTGTTCTATCTAGAGTACTTTTAATTGAAGAAGATATCGCGAAAACAAAAACACGCAAATTATTTGAAGATGTAACCTATGAACTGATATCTAAAGAAAAGCCCTCTGAATTCAATCAAGGCATCATGGAACTTGGAGCGTTAATTTGTACACCGAAATCTCCTGGCTGCTTGTTATGCCCAGTCCGAGAACATTGCAGAGCATATGAAAAAGGGGTACAAAAAGAGCTTCCAATCAAGGCGAAGAAAAAGAAAGCAACAAAAAAAGAGATGGCAGCAGCGGTCATTCAAACCAACGACGGCCAAGTCGTCATTCATCGACGTGGTGAAAAAGGGTTACTTGCAAAGCTGTGGGAGTTCCCTAACCATGAAACCATGGATGTGAACAAGCAAAAGCAAGAACTAGAAGCTTTTTTACGTGATGAATATGAAATGGATGTTGTTCTTACAGAAAAAGTGCAAAACGTAGAGCACACCTTTTCTCACTTAATCTGGAATATTACTGTTTATAAAGCAGAGTTGAAAAGCGGATTGCCAAAAAGAGACGACATCGCGTTAGTCGACCGAAACTCTGTAGAAAGCTATCCGTTCCCGGTATCTCATCAAAAAATCATTGAGCATAATTTACTGAGGGGGTAA
- a CDS encoding SDR family NAD(P)-dependent oxidoreductase, translating into MELGLQGKVVIITGGSKGIGKGIAQAFLEEGAQVGIIARSLEGLEQAKKELGEVALFNGDLSVNDERERVMNDVLSHFGTVDILINNAGGSNGTTVAETDIALFEEAMQLNYFSAVHMSQLVLPIMKKKQSGTIINISSIFGRESGGKPTYNNAKAAMISFTKALADEVIKDGIRVNGVAPGSILHPTGNWQRRLDENPEKINSFVDSEIPAGRFGTVEEIANVVLFLASEKASWIVGATLNVDGGQSKANF; encoded by the coding sequence GTGGAGTTAGGTTTACAAGGAAAAGTAGTCATCATTACAGGTGGCTCAAAAGGAATCGGTAAAGGCATCGCCCAGGCTTTTCTAGAAGAAGGCGCACAGGTTGGAATCATTGCACGCTCTCTTGAAGGACTCGAGCAAGCCAAAAAAGAGCTAGGGGAAGTAGCTCTTTTTAACGGAGACCTTAGTGTAAATGATGAGCGAGAAAGAGTTATGAATGATGTTCTGTCCCACTTTGGTACAGTCGATATTCTTATCAATAATGCAGGGGGAAGCAATGGCACAACCGTCGCAGAAACGGACATTGCTTTATTTGAAGAAGCGATGCAATTGAATTATTTCTCAGCAGTGCACATGAGTCAGTTGGTCCTTCCGATTATGAAGAAAAAACAAAGTGGCACGATCATTAACATCTCATCGATATTCGGAAGAGAATCAGGTGGGAAGCCAACATACAACAATGCAAAAGCAGCAATGATAAGTTTTACAAAAGCATTAGCTGATGAAGTGATCAAGGACGGGATTCGCGTCAATGGTGTTGCGCCAGGCAGTATCTTGCATCCAACAGGCAACTGGCAAAGACGATTAGACGAGAACCCGGAAAAAATTAATTCGTTTGTTGATTCTGAAATCCCAGCAGGGCGCTTTGGTACCGTCGAAGAAATAGCGAATGTTGTGCTGTTTTTAGCTAGTGAAAAAGCGTCATGGATTGTTGGCGCCACACTAAATGTGGATGGTGGACAATCAAAAGCAAACTTTTAA
- a CDS encoding chromate transporter, which produces MKQWQIFLAFFRVGIFGYGGGPASIPLIQKEVVEKYSWMNEDEFADILAIGNTLPGPIATKMAGYIGYRVGGYLGMFNALAASVVPTIVLMIVFLTSLSAYKDQAWVQGMTQAVIPVVGVMMAVLTWQFFAKSKAGIGWKWSLLLIGISVVLLGFLTLHPGFLIGALLLFAIVKRDKKEAAEG; this is translated from the coding sequence ATGAAGCAATGGCAAATTTTTTTGGCATTCTTCCGAGTTGGAATATTTGGGTATGGTGGCGGTCCCGCCTCAATTCCACTAATTCAAAAAGAAGTCGTCGAAAAATATAGTTGGATGAACGAAGATGAATTCGCAGATATATTAGCAATAGGAAACACATTACCTGGTCCGATTGCTACAAAAATGGCAGGGTATATTGGCTACAGAGTCGGTGGCTATCTAGGAATGTTTAATGCATTAGCAGCATCTGTAGTTCCAACCATTGTATTAATGATTGTCTTTTTAACATCGCTCTCTGCTTATAAAGACCAAGCGTGGGTTCAAGGAATGACGCAAGCTGTTATTCCTGTAGTAGGAGTCATGATGGCAGTATTAACGTGGCAGTTTTTTGCAAAATCCAAAGCGGGAATCGGTTGGAAATGGAGTTTGCTTCTTATCGGAATCAGCGTTGTCCTATTAGGCTTTCTTACGTTACATCCAGGATTTTTAATCGGGGCACTCCTCCTATTTGCGATTGTAAAAAGGGATAAAAAGGAGGCGGCAGAAGGATGA
- a CDS encoding chromate transporter, which produces MIYIEIFLAFFLPGILGYGGGPASIPLIEHEVVHRYGWMSVDEFGEALALGNALPGPIATKMAGYVGFEQAGILGASVGVFATVAPSLVLMIALLSLLYKFRESPKVKRMTNVVRPTIAVLLGLLAYRFFGSSIELSGWLQTTAIVAISFLLLEKWKVHPAFVIAGALLYGAFFLGR; this is translated from the coding sequence ATGATATACATAGAAATTTTTCTCGCCTTCTTTCTACCAGGAATTCTTGGATACGGTGGCGGACCAGCGTCAATTCCACTAATAGAGCATGAAGTCGTTCACCGCTATGGCTGGATGTCAGTCGATGAATTCGGCGAGGCGCTTGCGTTAGGAAATGCCTTACCAGGACCGATTGCCACAAAGATGGCAGGGTATGTTGGATTTGAACAAGCTGGGATTTTAGGAGCATCTGTTGGTGTTTTTGCGACAGTGGCACCATCATTAGTCTTAATGATCGCCTTACTTAGCTTACTTTATAAATTCCGAGAATCCCCAAAAGTAAAGCGAATGACGAATGTTGTTCGCCCAACGATTGCGGTTTTACTTGGTCTATTAGCCTATCGCTTTTTTGGGTCATCGATTGAATTATCAGGCTGGCTTCAAACAACGGCGATTGTTGCGATCAGTTTTTTACTTCTTGAAAAATGGAAGGTCCATCCTGCGTTTGTGATAGCAGGCGCCCTCTTATATGGTGCGTTTTTCTTGGGGAGATAA
- a CDS encoding MerR family transcriptional regulator: protein MGQNDTYSIGEFSQKTGVSIRTLHYYNDIGLLNPEKNPSSGHRMYRYDDIVTFHKILSLKQLGYSLEKISNLLDETSFTVELNESLALQLQSLEKEKAKIEQLVKNIRRVQNLLEQEGEVDSRLLFSLIHAMEGEREQKQWMKQNNFSEVLEELSQKSEEEQFSLDQSFVQLANEVKQLYGTPINHPSVQDMVSRYMQSIFTYLGDDLMEKLADVNIEEIDVKDLENMVNTPFTKEEQTWLNEAMEHHMKQSEIEK from the coding sequence GTGGGTCAAAATGATACGTATTCAATAGGTGAGTTTTCACAAAAGACAGGAGTATCCATTCGTACATTACATTACTATAACGATATTGGGTTGTTGAATCCTGAGAAAAATCCATCATCGGGGCACCGGATGTATAGATATGATGACATCGTAACGTTTCACAAAATTTTAAGCTTAAAGCAACTAGGATACAGCCTAGAAAAAATTTCAAACCTACTCGATGAAACAAGTTTTACAGTCGAGTTAAATGAATCGTTAGCGCTTCAGCTTCAGTCGTTAGAAAAGGAAAAAGCAAAAATAGAACAACTGGTGAAAAATATCCGGAGAGTTCAAAACCTACTAGAACAAGAAGGAGAGGTAGACAGTCGTCTGTTGTTCAGTCTCATACACGCGATGGAAGGAGAACGCGAACAAAAGCAATGGATGAAGCAAAATAACTTTTCCGAAGTACTAGAGGAACTGTCACAAAAATCCGAAGAAGAACAATTTAGCTTGGACCAGTCGTTTGTGCAACTAGCCAATGAAGTGAAACAATTGTACGGAACTCCAATTAATCATCCCAGCGTACAAGACATGGTCAGTAGATACATGCAGTCCATTTTCACGTATCTAGGTGACGACCTGATGGAAAAGCTAGCAGATGTTAATATAGAAGAAATCGACGTGAAAGACTTAGAAAACATGGTTAATACGCCATTCACCAAAGAAGAACAAACATGGCTCAATGAAGCGATGGAACATCATATGAAACAAAGTGAAATCGAAAAATGA
- a CDS encoding sigma-70 family RNA polymerase sigma factor has protein sequence MHDVKIVKKAKKGNKKAFQILMESEKSKLYKIAFVYMKNEDEALEVFQETILKAFTSIHSLKEERYFSTWLTRILINTAIELLNKKKRVIPMEKEFIENRTNDHFFAEHHRDLDLLQAITELEEKYKSVLLLRFYKDYSVKEIADILDCPEGTEKQTFTEEFNSYELC, from the coding sequence TTGCATGATGTAAAAATAGTCAAAAAGGCTAAAAAAGGAAATAAAAAAGCATTTCAAATCCTTATGGAAAGCGAAAAAAGCAAGCTTTATAAAATAGCTTTTGTCTATATGAAAAACGAGGATGAAGCGCTTGAGGTATTTCAAGAAACCATCTTAAAAGCATTTACCTCGATTCATTCGCTAAAGGAAGAAAGATATTTTTCAACTTGGCTGACACGTATTCTCATAAATACAGCTATTGAGTTGTTGAATAAAAAGAAAAGAGTTATCCCTATGGAAAAGGAGTTTATTGAGAACCGAACAAATGACCATTTTTTTGCGGAACATCACCGCGACCTTGATTTGTTACAAGCGATTACAGAGTTAGAAGAAAAATATAAGTCCGTCTTACTTCTAAGGTTTTACAAAGATTATTCTGTAAAGGAAATTGCGGATATATTGGATTGTCCAGAAGGTACCGAAAAACAAACATTCACCGAGGAATTCAACAGTTACGAACTATGTTAA
- a CDS encoding class I SAM-dependent methyltransferase, whose product MNQQSKVNKQAWEYRAYEFWIQRDGSPIDKAKEIMANPKASLKKHAPYFHNIEGKSIANLCGSNGRKAVPLSLLGADVTVFDLSEENKRYAIELAACANTSIDFIVGDIYDIDVKSYGERFDILYLEGGVLHYFEDINRLMKLLYSLLKKDGTMILSDFHPLRRCIRPDFTIEATYFDNELQSGDLAYKHQFSEQEQRDFPSVLIRPFTLSEILNAVITSQFTIQKFDEHRGWNNENIPWEFTVIASK is encoded by the coding sequence GTGAACCAACAAAGTAAAGTAAATAAACAAGCATGGGAGTACAGAGCCTATGAGTTTTGGATTCAAAGAGACGGGTCTCCTATCGATAAAGCGAAAGAAATCATGGCTAACCCAAAGGCTTCTTTAAAAAAACATGCACCCTATTTTCATAACATTGAAGGGAAGAGCATCGCAAACCTATGCGGATCTAATGGTCGAAAGGCAGTTCCATTATCGTTACTAGGAGCTGATGTCACAGTGTTTGATTTATCAGAAGAAAATAAAAGGTATGCAATCGAGTTAGCTGCATGTGCAAACACTTCAATCGACTTTATAGTTGGTGACATCTATGACATTGATGTCAAATCGTATGGCGAACGCTTCGATATCCTTTATTTAGAAGGTGGGGTCTTGCATTACTTTGAAGATATCAATCGGTTAATGAAGCTTCTTTATTCTCTTTTAAAAAAGGATGGAACAATGATTTTAAGTGATTTCCACCCTCTTAGAAGATGCATTCGACCTGACTTTACAATTGAAGCTACCTACTTTGACAATGAACTGCAAAGCGGGGACCTCGCATATAAGCATCAATTTTCCGAACAAGAACAACGTGATTTCCCTAGTGTATTAATTCGACCTTTTACGTTAAGTGAAATCTTAAATGCAGTGATTACATCCCAGTTTACTATCCAAAAGTTTGATGAACATCGTGGTTGGAATAATGAAAATATTCCTTGGGAGTTTACAGTTATAGCGTCTAAATAA
- a CDS encoding HAD family hydrolase, with protein MIKSVIFDLDGTLLDRDESVKQFIACQYERLSTYLGHIPKEKYVTRFIELDQRGYVWKDKVYQQIVEEYKICGISWEALLRDYKNKFKNHCVPFPNLIEMLEALQKQYISLGMITNGYGQFQMDNIEALCITSYFDSILISEWEGIKKPNPEIFKRALHKLNVLPNESIFVGDHPENDVYAAQKVGMKGVWKKDLQWNDVEADFIVTNLIEVPSLIEQINLKS; from the coding sequence ATGATTAAATCAGTTATATTTGATTTAGACGGAACACTACTTGACCGAGATGAGTCGGTAAAACAATTTATTGCTTGCCAGTATGAAAGATTATCGACCTATCTCGGTCATATTCCAAAAGAGAAGTATGTGACACGATTTATAGAACTGGATCAACGAGGGTATGTGTGGAAAGACAAAGTGTATCAACAAATAGTCGAGGAGTATAAGATATGCGGAATCAGTTGGGAAGCACTGTTACGAGATTATAAAAATAAGTTTAAAAATCACTGCGTACCCTTTCCAAACCTTATCGAAATGTTAGAGGCATTACAAAAGCAGTACATCTCCTTAGGAATGATTACAAATGGATATGGACAATTTCAAATGGATAACATAGAAGCTCTATGCATAACATCATATTTTGATAGTATCCTAATATCTGAGTGGGAAGGCATCAAAAAACCCAACCCCGAAATTTTCAAGAGAGCACTACACAAACTTAACGTCTTGCCGAATGAAAGCATCTTTGTTGGAGACCATCCAGAAAACGATGTTTATGCTGCACAAAAGGTCGGGATGAAAGGAGTTTGGAAGAAGGACTTGCAATGGAACGATGTCGAAGCAGATTTCATTGTAACTAACTTGATAGAGGTTCCTTCACTTATTGAACAAATAAACCTCAAATCTTAA
- a CDS encoding cytochrome c biogenesis CcdA family protein — MPEVTILLAFAAGVLAFVSPCTLPLYPSFISYITGISVNELKENKKLWKVTMAHSIIFCLGFSFIYYVFGFSASMVGSLLIQYQPLIQKLGGIFLVLIGLFLAGIIEPKLLFSELRIKYRPNKISYVNTFIIGVVFSAGWTACIGPIFGAIMYSAMANPTKAFVNITAFSLGFSLPFIAMGFAIGKVRFITKYSSILMKIGGVIMVLLGIIIFFGKMYYINIFGNQIQEFITRIFT; from the coding sequence GTGCCTGAAGTTACGATACTATTAGCTTTTGCAGCAGGAGTATTAGCTTTTGTTTCTCCCTGTACCTTACCTCTTTACCCTTCGTTTATTTCCTATATTACTGGTATTTCGGTTAATGAATTAAAAGAAAACAAGAAATTATGGAAGGTAACTATGGCCCATTCTATAATTTTTTGTCTAGGTTTTTCCTTTATATATTATGTCTTCGGTTTCTCTGCAAGCATGGTGGGTAGTTTATTAATTCAGTATCAACCATTGATTCAGAAATTAGGAGGAATTTTTCTAGTACTCATTGGCTTATTTCTTGCTGGTATCATAGAACCTAAACTGTTATTTTCTGAACTGCGGATTAAATATCGTCCTAACAAAATTTCATATGTAAATACATTTATTATCGGAGTCGTTTTTTCAGCAGGATGGACGGCTTGTATAGGTCCTATTTTTGGGGCAATCATGTATTCGGCTATGGCTAATCCAACCAAAGCGTTTGTAAATATCACTGCCTTTTCATTAGGATTCTCATTGCCATTCATCGCAATGGGCTTTGCCATTGGAAAAGTTCGTTTTATTACTAAATATTCCTCAATATTAATGAAAATTGGTGGAGTAATTATGGTGCTTTTAGGAATCATTATATTTTTCGGTAAGATGTATTACATTAATATTTTTGGGAACCAAATTCAAGAGTTTATCACTCGTATTTTTACTTAA
- the resA gene encoding thiol-disulfide oxidoreductase ResA: protein MKRKRLITRTVILSFLLLAIGYTFYFSFFNERNSIQIGAKSINFVLEDIDGQLVELNEYKGKGVFLNFWGTFCPECVTEMPIMEQLYQEYSDKGIELIAINAGETKLSVQRFVERMNLSFPVVIDTGKGIYDAYGINPLPTTVLINEYGDIVDVYTGPLTEEITREFLEQIKPAEYN, encoded by the coding sequence ATGAAGCGAAAACGGTTAATCACAAGAACCGTTATTTTATCTTTTTTACTATTAGCGATAGGATATACGTTTTATTTCAGCTTTTTTAATGAAAGGAATAGTATACAAATCGGCGCTAAATCCATAAATTTTGTCCTTGAGGATATCGATGGACAACTCGTAGAATTGAATGAATATAAAGGGAAAGGAGTCTTCTTAAATTTCTGGGGGACGTTTTGTCCTGAATGTGTTACAGAAATGCCAATAATGGAACAACTGTATCAGGAATATTCAGATAAGGGAATTGAGTTAATCGCAATTAATGCAGGGGAAACAAAACTCTCAGTTCAACGATTTGTGGAACGTATGAATCTTTCGTTTCCTGTTGTCATTGATACGGGAAAAGGGATTTATGATGCATATGGAATTAACCCTCTACCCACAACGGTGCTAATTAATGAGTACGGTGATATTGTCGATGTATATACTGGTCCTTTGACAGAAGAAATTACTAGAGAATTTCTGGAGCAAATTAAACCTGCTGAGTACAACTAA
- a CDS encoding GNAT family N-acetyltransferase, whose amino-acid sequence MDKTKLLEQLVDMEQQYVRLFSDAIETDEAITFSDCAIPDMYSHNFSWYKSSEGLHDFICKSLKKKETIASGFFRVETTTPIRKEFLDRLPVQPQVCTYDIMFFETKQYHSLKGNPVCTIKKATDETVLEDGIDVDIVANQEEMGLDFATRRINRKAEVYKSNKMLDMFVCYKGKTPIGNIEYMSREGIVKLDDFSILEQYQRKGFGTAVLKYVLEQAYTTNNEIAYLITDNEDTAKEMYEKNGFSKIGVKTELLFFL is encoded by the coding sequence ATGGACAAAACAAAATTATTAGAACAGTTAGTGGACATGGAACAACAGTATGTACGTCTGTTTTCAGATGCGATAGAAACCGATGAAGCTATTACATTTAGCGATTGTGCCATACCTGATATGTACTCTCACAATTTTTCGTGGTACAAGTCAAGTGAAGGGTTACATGACTTCATTTGTAAATCACTCAAAAAAAAGGAAACAATCGCTAGTGGTTTTTTTAGAGTGGAGACAACAACTCCAATACGTAAAGAGTTTCTTGATCGTTTACCAGTGCAACCACAAGTATGTACATATGACATCATGTTTTTTGAAACAAAACAGTATCATAGCCTAAAAGGAAATCCTGTATGCACAATTAAAAAAGCAACTGATGAAACCGTATTAGAAGACGGAATTGATGTAGATATAGTAGCCAATCAAGAAGAGATGGGCCTTGATTTTGCAACAAGGAGAATCAACAGAAAAGCTGAAGTCTATAAATCTAATAAAATGTTAGACATGTTTGTATGCTATAAAGGAAAGACACCCATCGGGAATATTGAATATATGTCGCGAGAAGGAATTGTAAAACTAGACGATTTTAGTATTTTAGAGCAGTATCAAAGAAAAGGATTTGGAACTGCCGTTTTAAAATATGTCTTAGAACAAGCCTATACCACAAACAATGAAATCGCATATCTCATAACAGATAACGAGGATACAGCAAAAGAAATGTACGAAAAGAACGGATTTTCAAAAATTGGTGTGAAAACAGAGCTATTGTTTTTTCTTTAA
- a CDS encoding RNase adapter RapZ translates to MTTVYVTGLSGVGKSSALMHLAEQGFKVIDTDYGYTTVGKTKDGEEVMLDEEKMNQLLQEHGESHLFISGCYSNQSKFYKLVDYIVLLSADLDVMLQRVVERTTNDFGKNEQEREEIIASFTYVLPLLKDSSDLVIDTTNKDVDVVCEELKRLL, encoded by the coding sequence ATGACAACAGTATACGTAACGGGCTTATCAGGGGTAGGGAAGTCATCGGCCCTAATGCACTTAGCAGAACAAGGATTTAAAGTTATTGATACCGATTATGGCTATACAACGGTTGGAAAGACGAAAGACGGAGAAGAAGTAATGCTAGATGAAGAGAAAATGAATCAACTCCTTCAAGAACATGGAGAATCTCATTTGTTTATTTCCGGATGTTATTCGAACCAAAGCAAGTTCTATAAGTTGGTTGATTATATTGTGCTTTTATCAGCTGACCTTGATGTGATGTTGCAGCGAGTGGTAGAAAGGACTACTAATGATTTCGGGAAGAATGAACAGGAAAGAGAAGAGATTATAGCTAGTTTTACATATGTATTGCCATTATTAAAAGATAGTTCGGATCTGGTGATTGATACAACGAACAAAGACGTGGACGTCGTTTGTGAGGAACTAAAGCGGTTGTTATAA
- a CDS encoding serine hydrolase domain-containing protein, with product MINEKIEQFLQRNYELGYFIGNVLIARGKSILFTKSYGMSDYEKQIPHISSTPFLIGSVSKQFIAAAIMKLQEEGKLHCDDTIDKYITHYPHASQITIHQLLTHSSGIPNYTETADFYNTKDKILSPDQIIDIIRDKPLSFPPGTSCHYSNSGYVLLAQIIESITGLPYDVYLKQTIFTPLSMNDTGVVTNGLNQAGKTKGYSGTMHGYKETPDWNISSFYGAGAMYSTVEDLYKWDRSLYTDMILSSESRKLLFTKHIGNFGYGWFVTEDGVYHDGRITGFNSIISRYPEEGLVIIILSNRVYFGPRMETITRDIRSILNGNDTALPQQQSSIELQRNTAEKYTGTYMEPTMGVPFTAEYIDGRMVFYDSTAPAYQAELKAITQSDEEDIFTIGMSTGLLSFKKDTDGNVNKLTFSEDGLEIPMEKIKAE from the coding sequence GTGATTAACGAGAAAATCGAACAATTTTTGCAACGCAACTACGAGCTAGGATATTTCATTGGAAATGTATTGATTGCTAGAGGAAAATCCATTCTTTTTACTAAAAGCTATGGCATGTCGGATTATGAAAAGCAAATTCCACATATTTCCTCGACTCCATTTTTAATTGGCTCTGTCTCGAAGCAATTCATTGCAGCCGCAATTATGAAACTACAAGAAGAAGGAAAACTTCATTGTGATGATACGATCGACAAGTATATTACTCATTACCCTCATGCCTCTCAGATTACCATACACCAGTTATTAACTCATAGTTCTGGTATCCCAAACTATACAGAAACCGCTGACTTCTACAATACTAAAGATAAGATACTTTCACCTGATCAGATTATAGACATAATTAGAGACAAACCTCTTTCCTTTCCGCCAGGTACATCATGCCATTATAGCAACTCTGGCTACGTTCTCTTAGCGCAAATTATTGAAAGCATAACCGGACTTCCCTATGATGTTTACCTGAAGCAAACCATTTTTACCCCTTTGTCAATGAATGACACCGGAGTGGTTACAAATGGACTGAATCAAGCCGGCAAGACGAAAGGATACTCTGGTACGATGCATGGTTATAAGGAAACTCCGGATTGGAACATATCAAGTTTTTACGGGGCTGGTGCTATGTATTCTACAGTAGAAGACTTATATAAATGGGACCGTTCTCTTTATACGGATATGATTTTGAGTTCGGAGTCTCGAAAATTATTATTCACGAAACACATTGGAAACTTTGGGTATGGTTGGTTTGTGACTGAAGATGGGGTATACCATGATGGACGAATTACAGGGTTTAACTCTATTATTAGTCGTTATCCAGAAGAAGGTCTAGTCATCATCATTTTAAGTAATCGTGTCTATTTTGGCCCACGAATGGAAACGATAACCCGTGACATTCGGTCAATTCTAAATGGAAATGATACCGCTTTACCCCAACAACAATCGTCAATTGAATTACAACGAAATACCGCAGAAAAATACACCGGTACCTATATGGAACCAACAATGGGCGTTCCTTTTACCGCCGAATACATAGACGGGAGAATGGTATTCTATGATTCAACGGCACCCGCTTATCAAGCTGAATTAAAAGCTATTACTCAATCAGACGAAGAAGATATTTTTACAATTGGAATGTCGACAGGGCTGCTTTCTTTTAAAAAGGATACCGATGGAAACGTCAATAAGCTCACCTTTAGTGAAGATGGGCTAGAGATACCAATGGAAAAGATAAAAGCAGAGTAA
- a CDS encoding RNA polymerase sigma factor, whose product MSDELAKQQIQEWYEQYSDEIYRFVLLMIGDQDQAKDVTQDTFLKAYQSMDYFQGNTSDKNWLYKIARNGSVDYIRKKKPIRFILDSISTIPSTEYCPEKISLLGEKEEQLYRSLHKLKRSYREVIILRKIKELSIQETADVLGWNESKVKTTLFRGQAALKKQMVEEGYTHETM is encoded by the coding sequence ATGTCTGATGAACTTGCCAAACAACAAATTCAAGAATGGTACGAACAATATAGTGATGAAATTTATCGCTTTGTTTTGCTCATGATCGGTGATCAAGACCAAGCAAAGGATGTAACACAAGACACCTTTTTAAAGGCGTACCAATCAATGGACTATTTTCAAGGAAATACGTCAGATAAGAATTGGCTTTATAAGATTGCTAGAAACGGGAGCGTCGATTATATTCGTAAAAAGAAACCGATTCGTTTCATCCTAGATTCGATATCAACAATACCTTCGACAGAATATTGTCCCGAGAAAATTTCTTTGTTAGGAGAAAAAGAAGAACAGCTTTACCGTTCGTTACACAAATTAAAACGCTCCTACAGAGAAGTCATTATTTTACGAAAGATAAAAGAACTATCAATTCAGGAAACGGCAGACGTGCTTGGATGGAATGAAAGTAAAGTAAAAACAACCTTGTTTCGTGGGCAAGCAGCATTAAAGAAGCAAATGGTCGAGGAGGGATATACGCATGAAACGATGTAA